In Dromaius novaehollandiae isolate bDroNov1 chromosome 3, bDroNov1.hap1, whole genome shotgun sequence, the following are encoded in one genomic region:
- the HINT3 gene encoding adenosine 5'-monophosphoramidase HINT3 isoform X1: MAGEEAAAAADAPDAAGPGPAQPPVEARPGGGEAGNGDGGGYDGKCVFCRIARREEPGTALLPCQYEDLVCFRDIRPGAPHHYLVVPVEHMGNCKTLKKEHIPVVKKMMEVGKTVLQRNNFSDLNDVRMGFHWPPFCSISHLHLHVLAPASQLGFLSRLIYRINSYWFITAEQLIERLQIENAAG, encoded by the exons ATGGCGGGGGAGGAGGCCGCTGCTGCCGCCGACGCCCCGGATGCGGCCGGCCCGgggcccgcgcagccccccgtCGAGGCGCGCCCCGGCGGGGGAGAAGCCGGTAACGGCGACGGCGGCGGCTACGACGGCAAGTGCGTGTTCTGCAGGATCGCCCGCCGGGAGGAGCCGGGCACCGCGCTGCTGCCCTGCCAG TATGAAGACCTTGTTTGCTTCAGAGATATCAGACCTGGTGCACCCCACCACTATCTGGTGGTGCCTGTAGAGCACATGGGAAACTGCAAGACACTTAAGAAAGAACACATACCTGTAG tGAAGAAAATGATGGAAGTTGGAAAAACTGTCCTCCAACGAAATAATTTTAGTGACTTGAATGATGTAAG aatGGGTTTTCACTGGCCTCCGTTCTGCTCGATATCCCACTTGCATCTTCATGTCTTGGCTCCAGCCAGTCAGCTAGGATTCTTATCCAGACTGATTTACAGAATCAATTCCTACTGGTTTATTACG GCTGAACAACTGATCGAGCGACTGCAAATTGAAAATGCTGCCGGTTGA
- the HINT3 gene encoding adenosine 5'-monophosphoramidase HINT3 isoform X2, with product MAGEEAAAAADAPDAAGPGPAQPPVEARPGGGEAGNGDGGGYDGKCVFCRIARREEPGTALLPCQYEDLVCFRDIRPGAPHHYLVVPVEHMGNCKTLKKEHIPVVKKMMEVGKTVLQRNNFSDLNDVRLNN from the exons ATGGCGGGGGAGGAGGCCGCTGCTGCCGCCGACGCCCCGGATGCGGCCGGCCCGgggcccgcgcagccccccgtCGAGGCGCGCCCCGGCGGGGGAGAAGCCGGTAACGGCGACGGCGGCGGCTACGACGGCAAGTGCGTGTTCTGCAGGATCGCCCGCCGGGAGGAGCCGGGCACCGCGCTGCTGCCCTGCCAG TATGAAGACCTTGTTTGCTTCAGAGATATCAGACCTGGTGCACCCCACCACTATCTGGTGGTGCCTGTAGAGCACATGGGAAACTGCAAGACACTTAAGAAAGAACACATACCTGTAG tGAAGAAAATGATGGAAGTTGGAAAAACTGTCCTCCAACGAAATAATTTTAGTGACTTGAATGATGTAAG GCTGAACAACTGA